The following coding sequences lie in one Xanthomonas hyacinthi genomic window:
- a CDS encoding GAF domain-containing protein — MFASSTLTGSRPEQYAQLLAQARALVSGEPDRIANAANLAALVYHALPRLNWVGFYLYDGKELVVGPFQGLPACVRIPLHKGVCGAAASTGQTQRIDDVEAFPGHIACDAASRSELVVPLLRDGELIGVFDLDSPDLARFDADDQHGLEAIALVFVDALR, encoded by the coding sequence ATGTTCGCTTCCTCTACGCTCACCGGCAGCAGGCCGGAACAGTACGCCCAGCTGCTCGCCCAGGCCCGCGCCCTGGTCAGCGGCGAACCCGACCGCATCGCCAATGCCGCCAACCTGGCGGCGCTGGTGTACCACGCGCTGCCGCGGTTGAACTGGGTCGGCTTCTACCTGTACGACGGCAAGGAGCTGGTGGTCGGGCCGTTCCAGGGCCTGCCCGCGTGCGTGCGCATCCCGCTGCACAAGGGCGTATGCGGCGCCGCCGCCAGCACTGGCCAGACCCAGCGCATCGACGACGTGGAGGCCTTTCCCGGGCATATCGCCTGCGATGCGGCCTCGCGCTCGGAGCTGGTGGTGCCGCTGCTGCGCGACGGCGAGCTGATCGGCGTGTTCGATCTGGACAGCCCGGACCTGGCGCGCTTCGACGCCGACGACCAGCACGGCCTGGAGGCGATCGCCCTGGTCTTCGTCGACGCGCTGCGATGA
- a CDS encoding TfoX/Sxy family protein has product MSTERLRNIGPKSAAWLRQVGLRTQEDLAAAGAVAAFLKVKRAGFKPSLNLLYSLEGALTGCHWQELPEARRTQLLGELEAATAQLPAQRGLPVAGPVATTHFDRDGDRSDTPYAEDAHDASGGHAHDAEHDHERDADGHASERDDD; this is encoded by the coding sequence ATGAGCACCGAGAGACTGCGCAACATCGGTCCCAAGAGCGCGGCCTGGCTGCGTCAGGTCGGCCTGCGCACGCAGGAGGATCTGGCTGCGGCCGGTGCGGTGGCCGCGTTCCTGAAGGTCAAGCGCGCCGGCTTCAAGCCCAGCCTCAACCTGCTGTATTCGCTGGAAGGGGCGCTGACCGGCTGCCACTGGCAGGAACTGCCCGAGGCGCGGCGCACGCAACTGCTCGGCGAACTGGAAGCCGCAACGGCGCAGCTGCCGGCGCAGCGCGGCCTGCCGGTGGCCGGACCGGTGGCCACCACCCATTTCGACCGCGACGGCGACCGCAGCGACACGCCCTATGCCGAGGACGCGCACGACGCCTCCGGCGGCCATGCGCACGACGCCGAGCACGACCACGAACGCGACGCCGACGGCCACGCCAGCGAGCGCGACGACGACTGA
- the btuB gene encoding TonB-dependent vitamin B12 receptor — protein sequence MSSRLLSVAIASALSLPSLALAADAATDLDQVLVTATRTQISVEDSVVPAQVIDRAEIERSQATSLAQLLQGRAGIGVSNQGGLGKLTTLSLRGSESDHVLVLVDGVRIGSASAGLAAFQDLPLSQIERIEIVRGPRSSLYGSDAIGGVIQIFTRRGGQGLQQNLSLGAGSHGLREASAGFSNRGERGWLSVQGGYQKTDGINACNGSASLFAGCYVDQPDRDGYRNTSLSARGGYALSDSLRIEGQALNIDSRNEYDGDALFAGNEADNTQQVFGGKLDWTPSARVHLAAQLGRNTDQADSYYHAPGSSTRSFVSTFDSRRDSASLQGDFGLAEGQLLSAGADWQREEVTGSTAYDVDQRDNTGVFAEYQGRFGAQQVQASVRSDDNEQFGQHTTGSLGWGLALDGGFKLTASLGTGFKAPTFNDLYYPFAGNPQLKPEKSKSGNLGVAQYADSWNWTFNVYETRVDDLISYDAASFLPVNVDEARIRGAELTGYATLAGWELSAQLSHTDPRNRSDGANRDNWLARRAQDTARLDVDRGFGPVKLGVTAFGSGHRYDDAANSLRLAGYGTVDLRVEYAFTADWTLQAKASNVFDRDYQTISWYNQPGREYALTLRYAPAAR from the coding sequence ATGTCGTCCCGCCTGCTTTCGGTCGCGATCGCGTCCGCCCTGTCCCTGCCCTCGCTGGCGCTCGCCGCCGATGCCGCCACCGACCTGGACCAGGTCCTGGTCACCGCCACCCGCACCCAGATCTCGGTGGAGGACAGCGTGGTCCCGGCGCAGGTGATCGACCGCGCCGAGATCGAGCGCAGCCAGGCGACGTCGCTGGCGCAGCTGCTGCAGGGCCGCGCCGGCATCGGCGTGTCCAACCAGGGCGGGCTGGGCAAGCTGACCACGCTGAGCCTGCGCGGCAGCGAATCGGACCACGTGCTGGTGCTGGTGGACGGCGTGCGCATCGGCTCGGCCAGCGCCGGCCTGGCCGCGTTCCAGGACCTGCCGCTGAGCCAGATCGAGCGCATCGAGATCGTGCGCGGCCCGCGCTCGAGCCTGTACGGCTCCGATGCGATCGGCGGCGTGATCCAGATCTTCACCCGCCGCGGCGGCCAGGGCCTGCAGCAGAACCTGAGCCTGGGCGCCGGCAGCCACGGCCTGCGCGAGGCCAGCGCCGGCTTCAGCAACCGCGGCGAACGCGGCTGGCTGTCGGTGCAGGGCGGCTACCAGAAGACCGACGGCATCAACGCCTGCAACGGCTCGGCCAGCCTGTTCGCCGGCTGCTATGTCGACCAGCCGGACCGCGACGGCTACCGCAACACCTCGCTCAGCGCGCGCGGCGGCTATGCGCTGAGCGACAGCCTGCGCATCGAAGGCCAGGCGCTGAACATCGACAGCCGCAACGAGTACGACGGCGATGCGCTGTTCGCCGGCAACGAGGCCGACAACACCCAGCAGGTGTTCGGCGGCAAGCTCGACTGGACCCCGTCCGCGCGCGTGCACCTGGCCGCGCAGCTCGGCCGCAACACCGACCAGGCCGACAGCTACTACCACGCGCCCGGCAGCAGCACCCGCAGCTTCGTCAGCACCTTCGACAGCCGCCGCGACAGCGCCTCGCTGCAGGGCGACTTCGGCCTGGCAGAAGGCCAGCTACTCAGCGCCGGCGCCGACTGGCAGCGCGAGGAAGTCACCGGCAGCACCGCCTACGACGTCGACCAGCGCGACAACACCGGCGTGTTCGCCGAGTACCAGGGCCGCTTCGGCGCGCAGCAGGTGCAGGCCAGCGTGCGCAGCGACGACAACGAGCAGTTCGGCCAGCACACCACCGGCAGCCTGGGCTGGGGCCTGGCGCTGGACGGCGGCTTCAAGCTCACCGCCAGCCTCGGCACCGGCTTCAAGGCGCCGACCTTCAACGACCTGTACTACCCGTTCGCCGGCAATCCGCAACTGAAGCCGGAGAAGTCCAAGAGCGGCAACCTGGGCGTGGCGCAGTACGCCGACAGCTGGAACTGGACGTTCAACGTCTACGAGACCCGGGTCGACGACCTGATCTCCTACGATGCCGCCAGCTTCCTGCCGGTCAACGTGGACGAAGCGCGGATCCGCGGCGCCGAGCTGACCGGCTACGCGACGCTGGCCGGCTGGGAACTGTCGGCGCAACTCAGCCACACCGATCCGCGCAACCGCAGCGACGGCGCCAACCGCGACAACTGGCTGGCGCGACGCGCGCAGGACACCGCGCGGCTGGACGTGGACCGCGGCTTCGGCCCGGTCAAGCTCGGCGTCACCGCCTTCGGCAGCGGCCACCGCTACGACGACGCGGCCAACAGCCTGCGCCTGGCCGGCTACGGCACCGTGGACCTGCGCGTGGAATACGCGTTCACGGCGGACTGGACGCTGCAGGCCAAGGCCAGCAACGTGTTCGATCGCGACTACCAGACCATCAGCTGGTACAACCAGCCGGGCCGCGAGTACGCGCTGACCCTGCGCTACGCGCCGGCGGCGCGCTGA
- a CDS encoding LysR substrate-binding domain-containing protein has protein sequence MRRKIPSHSALMAFEAAARHASFARAAEELALTEGAISRQIGRLEGFLGVTLFARIGNRVRLLPNGERYAAQVRETLDRLERDSQYLMGQRSDGASLDIAVLPTFATRWLIPRLKKFQTRHPNITVHLAERMQPFVLAGSGFDAAIHFEHPAWTGMRTHRLLQELLVPVCHPQLLAGKDAATALDALPRLHRRQNPDAWQRYAQETGIGLTHPAIGARYDLHAMSIEAALAGLGVALVPRLYVAAELAAGRLVAPWPDGTSISKTFCLVLPEPIRLNDAPIQALADWLIEEARASSPMP, from the coding sequence ATGCGCCGCAAGATTCCCAGCCACTCCGCGCTCATGGCATTCGAGGCGGCCGCCCGGCATGCCAGCTTCGCGCGTGCGGCCGAGGAACTGGCCTTGACCGAAGGCGCGATCAGCCGCCAGATCGGCCGGCTGGAAGGGTTCCTGGGCGTCACCTTGTTCGCCCGGATCGGCAATCGGGTCAGGCTCTTGCCGAACGGCGAGCGCTATGCGGCACAGGTGCGCGAGACGCTCGACCGGCTGGAACGCGACAGCCAGTACCTGATGGGCCAGCGCAGCGACGGGGCCAGCCTGGACATCGCCGTCCTCCCGACCTTCGCCACGCGCTGGCTCATTCCCCGCCTGAAAAAATTCCAGACACGGCACCCGAATATCACCGTGCATCTGGCCGAGCGCATGCAGCCGTTCGTCCTGGCCGGCAGCGGTTTCGATGCGGCCATCCATTTCGAGCACCCGGCCTGGACGGGGATGCGCACGCATCGCTTGTTGCAGGAGCTGCTGGTGCCGGTCTGCCATCCGCAACTGCTCGCTGGGAAAGACGCCGCGACGGCGCTGGATGCGTTGCCGCGCCTGCATCGCCGCCAGAACCCGGACGCCTGGCAGCGCTATGCGCAGGAAACCGGGATCGGGCTGACCCATCCGGCGATCGGCGCCCGCTACGATCTCCACGCCATGTCGATCGAGGCGGCGCTGGCCGGCCTCGGTGTCGCGCTGGTACCACGCCTGTATGTCGCGGCCGAGCTGGCCGCTGGCCGGCTCGTTGCGCCGTGGCCCGACGGCACGTCGATCTCCAAGACCTTCTGTCTTGTCCTGCCGGAGCCGATCCGGTTGAACGATGCGCCGATCCAGGCGCTGGCGGACTGGCTCATCGAGGAAGCGCGGGCGTCGTCTCCCATGCCCTGA
- a CDS encoding MBL fold metallo-hydrolase: MTKDVFPSQRIGDFTITAISDGYLGVGPDALLHMAPADALQMQSDAQVEDACAVHINCYLVRGRDRTILIDAGAGGFKQWGGRLLGNLSLAGLRPTQIDAILLTHAHPDHVGGLIDASGDVAFPNAELVVQQREVAFWQDDGNMSRAAARARGNFQFARQVFDGYRDRLRTFDAGEVFPGIAAMPLPGHTAGHTSYRLDAGDRSLLVWGDIVHFPQIQVPHPEVAIVFDQDPVLAAATRSRLLDLVSAERLLIAGMHLGELGFARIERTNAAYAMTYEA; encoded by the coding sequence ATGACGAAGGACGTTTTCCCGAGCCAGCGGATCGGCGATTTCACCATCACCGCCATCAGCGACGGTTATCTCGGCGTCGGCCCGGACGCGCTCTTGCACATGGCGCCGGCCGACGCCCTGCAGATGCAGAGCGATGCGCAGGTGGAGGACGCTTGCGCAGTCCATATCAACTGCTACCTGGTACGAGGCCGCGACCGCACGATCCTGATCGATGCCGGTGCCGGCGGCTTCAAGCAGTGGGGTGGCCGGCTGCTGGGCAACCTGTCGCTGGCAGGCCTGCGCCCCACACAGATCGACGCGATCCTGCTGACCCACGCCCATCCCGACCATGTGGGAGGACTGATCGATGCCTCGGGAGACGTCGCCTTTCCGAACGCCGAACTCGTCGTGCAGCAGCGGGAGGTCGCGTTCTGGCAGGACGACGGCAACATGAGCCGCGCTGCCGCGCGCGCCCGCGGCAATTTCCAGTTCGCGCGCCAGGTCTTCGACGGCTATCGCGACAGGCTGCGCACCTTCGATGCAGGCGAGGTGTTCCCCGGCATCGCCGCCATGCCGCTGCCAGGGCACACGGCCGGACACACGAGCTATCGTCTCGACGCCGGCGATCGCAGCCTGCTGGTCTGGGGAGACATCGTGCATTTCCCGCAGATCCAGGTGCCGCACCCGGAGGTGGCGATCGTCTTCGATCAAGACCCGGTGCTTGCGGCCGCGACACGGTCGCGGCTGTTGGACCTGGTCAGCGCGGAGCGGCTCCTGATCGCCGGCATGCACTTGGGCGAACTCGGCTTCGCGCGCATCGAGCGAACGAACGCGGCCTATGCGATGACCTATGAGGCATGA
- the gph gene encoding phosphoglycolate phosphatase (PGP is an essential enzyme in the glycolate salvage pathway in higher organisms (photorespiration in plants). Phosphoglycolate results from the oxidase activity of RubisCO in the Calvin cycle when concentrations of carbon dioxide are low relative to oxygen. This enzyme is a member of the Haloacid Dehalogenase (HAD) superfamily of aspartate-nucleophile hydrolase enzymes (PF00702).), giving the protein MTFPYAVVVFDLDGTLVDSGADIAEALNRTLAEFGLARVPEVTVLGWIGEGVRKLVEAAWRHAHDATPIDTVMPTFMRHYEACLLRSPRLYPGVAEALAQLRARGVTLALCTNKPSAFVLPLLRHLGVADAFAAALGGDSLPERKPSPLPLLHLAQQFAQPPARCLMVGDSGTDLQAAHAAGMPAALVRYGYPRDLDLATADVVLLMDDMRELLALG; this is encoded by the coding sequence ATGACGTTTCCGTATGCGGTGGTGGTATTCGATCTGGACGGTACGCTGGTGGACAGCGGCGCCGATATCGCCGAGGCGCTCAACCGCACGCTCGCCGAGTTCGGCCTGGCGCGCGTGCCCGAGGTCACCGTGCTCGGCTGGATCGGCGAAGGCGTGCGCAAGCTGGTCGAAGCCGCGTGGCGGCATGCGCACGACGCCACCCCGATCGACACGGTGATGCCGACCTTCATGCGCCACTACGAGGCCTGCCTGCTGCGCAGCCCGCGCCTGTACCCGGGCGTGGCCGAGGCGCTGGCGCAGTTGCGCGCGCGCGGCGTGACCCTGGCGCTGTGCACCAACAAGCCCTCGGCGTTCGTGCTGCCGCTGCTGCGCCATCTCGGCGTGGCCGATGCGTTCGCCGCGGCGCTCGGCGGCGACAGCCTGCCCGAGCGCAAGCCCAGCCCGCTGCCGCTGCTGCACCTGGCGCAGCAGTTCGCGCAGCCGCCGGCGCGTTGCCTGATGGTCGGCGATTCCGGCACCGACCTGCAGGCCGCGCACGCCGCCGGCATGCCGGCCGCATTGGTGCGCTACGGCTATCCGCGCGACCTGGACCTGGCCACCGCGGACGTGGTGCTGCTGATGGACGACATGCGCGAGCTGCTGGCGCTGGGGTGA
- a CDS encoding LysR family transcriptional regulator, protein MDRLTAIAVFVEVAERGSLTAAAEALDLSRAMVSRHLAELERWLGARLLHRTTRRVTLTGAGATALVRFRPMLAIGASLREELASDDPEPHGQLRVTASASFGQAHLAAAAAEFVARHPQARVDMLLADRTVNLVEERIDLAVRISHRVDPGLIARRLSVCRSVLCAAPAYLQRHGAPPTAADLAAHNCLGHHYVGKHEWPLRYRGERVSVPVSGNFTANEATVLLEAVRASAGIAMLPTYQAAALLRSGELQRVLPDHELDTMDIFGVYASRRQQPTIVRVFLDFLVARFGEVPYWDRD, encoded by the coding sequence ATGGACCGTCTGACCGCGATTGCGGTGTTCGTCGAGGTCGCCGAGCGCGGCAGTCTCACCGCCGCGGCCGAGGCGCTGGACCTGTCGCGGGCGATGGTCTCGCGCCATCTGGCCGAACTGGAGCGCTGGCTGGGCGCGCGCCTGCTGCACCGGACCACGCGGCGGGTGACCCTGACCGGCGCCGGCGCGACCGCGCTGGTGCGGTTCCGGCCGATGCTGGCGATCGGCGCCTCGCTGCGCGAGGAACTGGCCAGCGACGACCCGGAGCCGCACGGACAGCTGCGCGTCACCGCCTCGGCCTCGTTCGGGCAGGCGCATCTGGCTGCGGCCGCCGCCGAGTTCGTCGCCCGCCATCCGCAGGCGCGGGTGGACATGCTGCTGGCCGACCGCACGGTCAACCTGGTCGAGGAGCGCATCGACCTGGCGGTGCGCATTTCCCATCGCGTCGACCCCGGGCTGATCGCGCGGCGCTTGAGCGTCTGCCGCTCGGTGTTGTGCGCGGCGCCGGCCTATCTGCAGCGGCACGGCGCGCCGCCGACCGCCGCCGACCTGGCCGCGCACAACTGCCTGGGCCATCACTACGTGGGCAAGCACGAATGGCCGCTGCGCTACCGCGGCGAACGGGTGTCGGTGCCGGTGAGCGGCAACTTCACCGCCAACGAGGCCACCGTGCTGCTGGAGGCGGTGCGCGCCAGCGCCGGCATCGCCATGCTGCCGACCTACCAGGCCGCGGCGCTGCTGCGCAGCGGCGAATTGCAACGCGTGTTGCCCGACCACGAACTGGACACGATGGACATCTTCGGCGTGTACGCATCGCGCCGGCAGCAGCCGACGATCGTGCGCGTGTTCCTGGATTTCCTGGTCGCGCGCTTCGGCGAAGTGCCGTACTGGGATCGCGACTGA
- a CDS encoding NAD(P)-dependent oxidoreductase: MHIALFGATGNVGRQIAQEALRRGHALTALVRRAQPLPPELDGASIVLVSLDDRAALAAAVRGHDVLASAYGPGAAAADTIPAVAQALIEVARDAGVQRLLVVGGAGSLEVAPGVQLVDTPNFPDAYKPHALAHRAALQRFQAAADLDWTFYAPAAEIGPGAKRGGVRTQATALLRDAQGHSAISYADYASAFVDEIERPQYLRQIATAAY, from the coding sequence ATGCACATCGCCCTGTTCGGCGCCACCGGCAATGTCGGCCGCCAGATCGCCCAGGAAGCCCTGCGCCGCGGCCATGCGCTCACCGCCCTGGTCCGCCGCGCGCAGCCGCTGCCGCCGGAACTGGACGGCGCCAGCATCGTGCTCGTGTCGCTGGACGACCGCGCCGCCCTCGCCGCCGCGGTGCGCGGCCACGACGTGCTGGCCAGCGCCTACGGTCCCGGTGCGGCGGCCGCCGACACCATTCCGGCCGTCGCCCAGGCGTTGATCGAGGTCGCGCGCGACGCTGGCGTGCAGCGCCTGCTGGTGGTCGGCGGCGCCGGCAGCCTGGAAGTGGCGCCGGGCGTGCAACTGGTGGACACGCCGAACTTCCCCGATGCCTACAAGCCCCATGCGCTGGCGCACCGTGCCGCCCTGCAGCGCTTCCAGGCCGCTGCCGACCTGGACTGGACCTTCTACGCGCCGGCGGCGGAAATCGGCCCCGGGGCCAAACGCGGCGGCGTGCGCACCCAGGCCACCGCGCTGCTTCGCGATGCGCAGGGCCATAGCGCGATCAGCTATGCCGACTACGCCAGCGCCTTCGTCGACGAGATCGAGCGCCCGCAGTACCTGCGCCAGATTGCCACCGCCGCGTACTGA
- a CDS encoding MBL fold metallo-hydrolase has protein sequence MPSFALPRLGAALILALGIAGAAAAHAATGAPVQAHHADTATQPAAAPLQVQVYHPDAHAIFGVASVLVSGSKDAVLVDAQFAAADARALVAQIRASCKRLTTIYISHGDPDYYFGLDVLTQAFPQAKLLASPATVAHIRQTQTQKLQVWAPKLGADAPQRIVLPQPLRGDRLLLEGRELRIVGLDGATPDRTFVWIPSIKTVLGGIPVVAGEHVWMADTQTPASHAQWLATLQRIQALQPQRVIPGHFVPGAAQDLAAVRFTADYIRAFDEETAKAKDAAALVAAMQQRYPQLGGVDALQLSAQVAKGEMRWP, from the coding sequence ATGCCTTCCTTTGCGTTGCCGCGCCTCGGCGCGGCGCTGATCCTTGCGCTCGGCATCGCCGGCGCCGCCGCGGCGCACGCCGCCACCGGCGCTCCAGTCCAGGCCCACCACGCTGACACTGCGACGCAGCCGGCCGCCGCGCCACTGCAGGTGCAGGTCTACCATCCCGACGCGCATGCGATCTTCGGCGTCGCCTCGGTGCTGGTCAGCGGCTCCAAGGATGCGGTGCTGGTCGACGCGCAATTCGCCGCGGCCGATGCGCGCGCCCTGGTCGCGCAGATCCGCGCCTCCTGCAAGCGCCTGACCACGATCTACATCAGCCATGGCGATCCGGACTACTACTTCGGCCTGGACGTGCTCACCCAGGCGTTTCCGCAGGCCAAGCTGCTGGCCAGCCCGGCGACGGTGGCGCATATCCGCCAGACCCAGACGCAGAAGCTGCAGGTATGGGCGCCGAAGCTCGGCGCCGATGCACCGCAACGCATCGTGCTGCCGCAGCCGCTGCGCGGCGACCGCCTGCTGCTGGAAGGCCGCGAACTGCGGATCGTCGGCCTGGACGGCGCGACCCCGGACCGCACGTTCGTGTGGATTCCTTCCATCAAGACCGTGCTCGGCGGGATTCCGGTCGTGGCCGGCGAACACGTGTGGATGGCCGATACGCAGACCCCGGCGTCGCATGCGCAGTGGCTGGCGACGCTGCAGCGGATCCAGGCGCTGCAGCCGCAGCGGGTGATTCCCGGACACTTCGTGCCGGGCGCGGCGCAGGACCTGGCCGCGGTGCGCTTCACCGCCGACTACATCCGCGCCTTCGACGAGGAAACCGCCAAGGCCAAGGATGCGGCCGCGCTGGTCGCGGCGATGCAGCAGCGTTATCCGCAGCTGGGCGGCGTGGATGCGCTGCAACTCAGCGCCCAGGTGGCCAAGGGCGAGATGCGCTGGCCCTGA
- the dinB gene encoding DNA polymerase IV: MRKIIHVDMDAFYASVEQRDDPALRGKPVVVAWRGMRSVVCAASYEARVFGIRSAMPALRAERLCPDAIFVAPDFARYKAVSRQVREIFQRHTDLIEPLSLDEAYLDVTAPKGELATATEIAQTIRAQIREETSLTASAGIAPNKFLAKIASDWRKPDGQFVIRPHQVEAFLTPLPVSKVHGVGKVMQAKLAALGIVSVGDLRTHGEAELEAHFGSFGLRLYQRARGIDERPVESDQQVQSISSEDTFAEDLALDALEPAIRQLAEKTWSATRRTERVARTVVLKLKTAQFRLLTRSFTPEQPPQSLQALIDIALALRQRVDLPASTRYRLVGVGLAGFHEPEPVQTQGRLFC; the protein is encoded by the coding sequence ATGCGCAAGATCATTCACGTCGACATGGATGCGTTCTACGCGTCCGTGGAGCAGCGTGACGATCCCGCATTGCGCGGCAAGCCGGTGGTGGTGGCCTGGCGCGGCATGCGCTCGGTGGTGTGCGCCGCGTCCTACGAGGCGCGCGTGTTCGGCATCCGCTCGGCGATGCCGGCGTTGCGCGCCGAGCGGCTGTGTCCGGACGCGATCTTCGTGGCGCCGGATTTCGCGCGTTACAAAGCCGTGTCGCGGCAGGTGCGCGAGATCTTCCAGCGCCACACCGATCTGATCGAGCCGCTGTCGCTGGACGAGGCCTATCTCGATGTCACCGCGCCCAAGGGCGAGCTGGCCACCGCCACCGAGATCGCGCAGACCATCCGCGCGCAGATCCGCGAGGAAACTTCATTGACCGCGTCGGCCGGCATCGCGCCGAACAAGTTCCTGGCCAAGATCGCCTCGGACTGGCGCAAGCCCGATGGCCAGTTCGTGATCCGCCCGCACCAGGTGGAGGCGTTCCTGACCCCGCTGCCGGTCAGCAAGGTGCACGGCGTGGGCAAGGTGATGCAGGCCAAGCTGGCGGCGTTGGGCATCGTCAGCGTCGGCGACCTGCGCACGCACGGCGAAGCGGAACTGGAAGCGCACTTCGGCAGCTTCGGGCTGCGCCTGTATCAGCGCGCGCGCGGCATCGACGAGCGTCCGGTGGAATCGGACCAACAGGTGCAGTCGATTTCCTCGGAAGATACGTTCGCCGAAGACCTGGCGCTGGACGCGCTGGAACCGGCGATCCGGCAACTGGCGGAAAAGACCTGGAGCGCGACCCGCCGCACCGAGCGCGTCGCGCGCACCGTGGTGTTGAAGCTGAAGACCGCGCAGTTCCGCCTCCTGACCCGCAGCTTCACGCCCGAGCAACCGCCGCAATCGCTGCAGGCGCTGATCGACATCGCGCTGGCCTTGCGCCAGCGCGTCGATTTGCCCGCATCCACCCGTTACCGCCTGGTCGGCGTGGGCCTTGCCGGCTTCCACGAACCCGAGCCGGTGCAGACCCAGGGGCGGCTGTTCTGTTGA
- the fabA gene encoding 3-hydroxyacyl-[acyl-carrier-protein] dehydratase FabA — protein sequence MSRLTSYSREHLLASARGELFGAEAARLPNDPMLMFDRITHIDDNGGTHGKGVVRAELDVRPDLWFFGCHFIDDPVMPGCLGLDALWQLTGFFLTWIGAPGRGRALGVGEVKFSGQVLPTAKQVVYELDISRVINRKLVMAVADGRMSVDGREIYTAKDLRVGLFTSTEAF from the coding sequence ATGAGCCGCCTCACTTCGTATTCACGCGAACATCTTCTCGCCAGCGCGCGCGGCGAACTGTTCGGCGCCGAGGCCGCACGCCTGCCCAACGATCCGATGCTGATGTTCGACCGCATCACCCACATCGACGACAACGGCGGCACGCACGGCAAGGGCGTGGTCCGCGCCGAACTCGACGTGCGCCCGGACCTGTGGTTCTTCGGCTGCCATTTCATCGACGATCCGGTGATGCCGGGCTGCCTGGGCCTGGATGCGCTGTGGCAATTGACCGGGTTCTTCCTGACCTGGATCGGCGCGCCCGGCCGCGGCCGCGCGCTGGGCGTGGGCGAAGTGAAGTTCAGCGGGCAGGTGCTGCCGACCGCGAAACAGGTGGTCTACGAACTGGACATCAGCCGGGTCATCAACCGCAAGCTGGTGATGGCGGTGGCCGACGGGCGCATGTCGGTGGACGGCCGCGAGATCTACACCGCCAAGGATCTGCGCGTGGGCCTGTTCACCTCGACGGAGGCGTTCTGA